CGTGCCATAAAACAGCGCCTCGGAAGGGCACACGCTGGCGCACATGGGTTTCTTGCCCACCGAGGTGCGGTCATAACACATGTCGCACTTGAGCATCTGGTCAATTTCCGGGTAGTAGCGCGGCACGCCGAAGGGGCAGGCGTTGACGCAGTTGGAACAGCCGATACAGCGCGGGGCCTGACTGCTCTGCACCACGCCGTCCTCGGTGCGCTTGATGGCGTCGGCGGGGCAGACGGCGGCGCAGGTGGGCAGATCACAGTGCATGCAGACCATCGGAGCCGTCTGGGTGGACGCGCCGCGCTCGATGTATTCCAGGTGGATCATGCTCTTGCCCTTGTGTGTGTCGCACTCGGAACACGCCTGCATGCACGCCTTGCAGCCGATACAGCGGATGGGATCAACGAAGAATCGGAAATCGCTCATCGGCGCAGCTCCTTACGACGCTCCGCCAGGTTGTAGCCAGCGGGCAGGTTCTTCTCAGTACGGGAACTCAGGAATTGGGTGCGCTCGCCCTCGGCCTGTTCCTCCGGCGAGGCGAGGCGCACACGGCAGGCCGACACCTTGTATTCAGGAATCTTGGAGATGGGGTCCAGCGCACGTTGCGTGAGCAGGTTGGCGCTTTGCTTGCCGCCCCAGTGATAGGCCATGAACACCGTATCGGGCCGGATGGTGTTGACCACATTGGCCTGAATGATGACCTCACCTCGCCGCGTCTGGATCGTCACCCAGTCGTCGGTCTTGATCTTCAATTGCTTCGCCATGCGGGGGTGCAGTTCCAGCTTGGGATGCGGGAACTGATCCACCAGCGGCCCGATGCGCCGGGTCTGCGAGCCGCTGAGATACTGGCTGACCACCCGGCCCGTGGTGAACCAGATTGGATATTCGTCGTCCACGACTTCGGCACTCTCACGCCAGTTGACCGCGTTGAAGTGCGCCTTGCCGTCGGGGTGATAGAACTTGCCGCCCTCGTACAACCGGGGTGTGCCGGGATGACGGTCATCCAGGTGCTCGCTGTGCATGGTGACTTTGCCCTCATCGGTGGTCTGCGGACAGGGCCAGAAAATGCCCTGGGTATCCACGATCTTTTCCCAGGTGATGCCGCTGTAGTCGGCAGTGCCACCACGCGAGGCCAGCCGCAATTCGTTGAAGATTTCCTGGGTGTTGTTGAACTGGAAGTATTTGCCCCGGCCCAAGCGGCCCGCGATATCCAGCAGAATTTCCCAGTCGCGCCTCGCCTCGCCGGGCGGGGTCACGGGCGCGTTGATCTTGATGACGCGGCCCTCGCCACTGGTGGTGGTGCCCTCGTCCTCTTCCTGCAAGCTGCCCGGCAGCACGATGTCGGCGTGTTGAGCGGTCTCCGAGAGGAAGAAGTCGATCACGCTGTAGTGTTCGAGCTTGTTGAGCGCCTCGCGGTTGAAATTGGCATCTGGCAGCGAGACGAGTGGGTTGAAGCAAATGCTCAGCAATCCCTTGATCTTGCCCTCGTGAATCTCGTTGAGGATTTCCTGCGCGGTAATGCCCTTGCCGGGCAGTTCCTCGTCGGTGATGCCCCACACCTCGCAGATGTACTTGCGGTGTTCGGGGTTGGTGATGTCGCGGTTGCCGGGCAACTGATCGCACTTGTGGCCGTGTTCGCGCCCGCCCTGGCCGTTGCCCTGCCCTGTAATCGTGGAGTGGCCGCAGCCCGGCTTGCCGATCTTGCCCGTCGCCAGCGCGAGGTTGGCGCAGGACATCACGTTCTCCACGCCCTTGACCTGATGTTCCAGGCCGCGGGCGTGCAGGATCATGCCGGTCTCGGCCTCGCCGTACCAGCGGGCGGCCTGCTCGATCTTGGCGGCAGGAACCCCGGTAATTTCGGCAGCCCACTTGGGGGTGGCGTCGGCCACTGCGGCGCGGACGTCGCCGAAGCCGGTGGTGTGCGCCTCAATAAATGCCTCGTCGGTCAGACCGTCGCGGATGATGACGTGCAGCATGGACATCAGCAGGGCACTGTCGCTGCCGCAGCGCAGCGGGAGATACAGGTCTGCGGTGCGGGCCATCGGCACCATGCGCGGATCGGCGTAGATGATTTTCGCGCCCTTGTCTCTCGCCCGCCAGATGTAGTCCGTGGTGATCGGAAAGCACTCGGCGATGTTGGTGCCGATGATGAAGATGACCTTGGCCTCGGTGATGTCTTCCCAGTGGTTGCTGGCGCGGTCTATGCCATACGCCTTCTTGTTGCCCGCACCCGCCGAGACCATGCACAGGCGTCCGTTGTAGTCCAGATTGGCCGTTTGCAGCGCCAGCCGGGCGAACTTGCCCACCAGATAACTCTTCTCGTTGGTCAACGAGACGCCCGACAGCATGGCGAAACTGTTCCGGCCGTACTTGGCCTGAATCTCCTGAATCTTGGTGACGGTTTCGCTCAGCGCCTCGTCCCAGGTGATCTGCTGATAGCCGTG
The DNA window shown above is from Deinococcus detaillensis and carries:
- a CDS encoding 4Fe-4S dicluster domain-containing protein, translating into MSDFRFFVDPIRCIGCKACMQACSECDTHKGKSMIHLEYIERGASTQTAPMVCMHCDLPTCAAVCPADAIKRTEDGVVQSSQAPRCIGCSNCVNACPFGVPRYYPEIDQMLKCDMCYDRTSVGKKPMCASVCPSEALFYGTLEEFQSRRGGKPQNSFQFGAQTITTKVFLVLPDGEMGLDMDVISHMDARFEPDAFDHLDPFAHLELLPMEQPQTLRGRL
- a CDS encoding molybdopterin oxidoreductase family protein, whose product is MVKPPFSQEEFLDTYGPTLHYAPPGGFSSVEDYDALVDTHCCFCGQQCGIKLKVKNNAIVGFEPRYDFPFNKGKLCPKGIKRYLQGSHPDRLLHPMRRTEHGYQQITWDEALSETVTKIQEIQAKYGRNSFAMLSGVSLTNEKSYLVGKFARLALQTANLDYNGRLCMVSAGAGNKKAYGIDRASNHWEDITEAKVIFIIGTNIAECFPITTDYIWRARDKGAKIIYADPRMVPMARTADLYLPLRCGSDSALLMSMLHVIIRDGLTDEAFIEAHTTGFGDVRAAVADATPKWAAEITGVPAAKIEQAARWYGEAETGMILHARGLEHQVKGVENVMSCANLALATGKIGKPGCGHSTITGQGNGQGGREHGHKCDQLPGNRDITNPEHRKYICEVWGITDEELPGKGITAQEILNEIHEGKIKGLLSICFNPLVSLPDANFNREALNKLEHYSVIDFFLSETAQHADIVLPGSLQEEDEGTTTSGEGRVIKINAPVTPPGEARRDWEILLDIAGRLGRGKYFQFNNTQEIFNELRLASRGGTADYSGITWEKIVDTQGIFWPCPQTTDEGKVTMHSEHLDDRHPGTPRLYEGGKFYHPDGKAHFNAVNWRESAEVVDDEYPIWFTTGRVVSQYLSGSQTRRIGPLVDQFPHPKLELHPRMAKQLKIKTDDWVTIQTRRGEVIIQANVVNTIRPDTVFMAYHWGGKQSANLLTQRALDPISKIPEYKVSACRVRLASPEEQAEGERTQFLSSRTEKNLPAGYNLAERRKELRR